A segment of the Filifactor alocis ATCC 35896 genome:
CGGACCGCTAATAGGGTTATCATTAATATCGGTAACTCTCGCCCCTGTTATTACATTAGATGGCAGTTCTGCTGCATATACCATATTACTGAACTGTGTCGGTACAAGCACTGCCCACAGCATTAAAAAAACTAAGAAGACACCGATCCCTTTCTGTGCTATTATCATCTTTTTCATTTACTTTCTCTCCTTTCCTTGTTACTATTTTGACTTTGGTAAATACACATTGCATTTTCATCTACACAAAAAACACAAACAACGCAATGCTGAATATCTGCCAAAAGTCTTTCAATCCACAATAAACCAAACAATAAATCAAGTCCATCCGTTTGTCACGAAACCTCAAACATTCAATCTTTGTATGATACATTTACCATACTAAATTTTTCGGATATCCGACTTGCTTCCACTCAAACTTCACCTCTCAATTCATTCTCATGCGATTGTACCATTATACCCTAATATTTAAAGTTCAATCTTTGCACGCTACACTCACTCTCTCTAAATTTTTCAGGCATTCGTCTTATCTCCATTCGAACTACGCCTCGGCGTTTCTCATTTATCAATATTATTATAACACAAAATAGCACACAAAATTTTTTAAATTTATAATCTGTTCGTCAACTTTTATTTTAATTATGATTTTTAATCTTTGTTGAGGGTTGTTTTTATCCATTTTTAACTTTTATGAATCCCTCATTCTTTCATCAAATATGATAAATTGCGAACAAACGCGGTTTCTAAAAACACAAATTTTATAAATTTCAAAACTGTTTTATAACAAAACAGTTTGAATCAAATTGTAGATGAAGCATTTCTTCCCGGATGTAGGGGAGTAACCACAAATACATTTGTAAACAATAACATAAGTAATTGAGATAAAGATATCAAGCAATTTATACTAAAATCTAATAGAACTTTCATAAATCGTTATTTTGAAAGAAATGCTCTTTTTGACATTGTGATATTTGAAGCAACTGAAATAAAGTGTTGGACTTATTGAATCATGAACAGTATCTTACATTATGAAATATGGCAAGTGAAATAGACAATAGTATTAGTTACATTGTTATTTCGCTTTCATACTCCGATTTGATTTTATAAAAAAAGAGATACAGTTCCAAAAGCTTCGAATACTCAAGCTCTCTTCTCTGCATCCCTTTTCTTTTTCAAGCAAGCTTTATCAATAGATCTCGCCTCTATTTTGTTCTTAACACAGCTTTCCGTTCTTTATCTTTTACCAACATCGGAATAATCAGCTGTTTGCTTCAGTCTGTCGATTTTATCGGCACTTTTCTTGCTTTTGGAAACTTGTTTTTTTAGTTTACATTTTTTCTGCGTCTATAACCGACTACAGTCAGCAAACTTCCTAACGCAAATAGTGCCAATGCATACACAGCAGGATTTGCTCCGTCTCCTGTTTTTGGCAAGTGACGACCTGATTGTGCAATCTTCTTCAATAGTGTCGTCTTTTTCTCCTTACTTGAATGATTCAACTTGGTTGCTTTGTCAGTCTGTGTTGAATTCTCCAGTTGTGTCGGATTATCCGGCGGTGTTGTTGCGCTCGGTGGTGTCGGTCCATTCGATGGTGTCGGTCCATTCGATGGTGTTGTTCCGCCCGGTGGTGTCGGTCCATTTGGCTTATTCGGTTTATCAGGTTTATCGGGTTTATCAGGTTTATCAGGTTTTTCCGGCTTTACTTCCTTTTCATTGGTAATTACGAATCCGTCTACCATAGTGCCACCATAACTTACTCTATACCATGTTCCGGCTAACTCTATCTTTTCTCCGTTTACGCCAACTTCTTTGATGGTATACTCATAATTTTTACCACCTAAAGTCGCTGATACAGGTAATTTTTCAAAAGTAGCTGCCCAATTATTTGCTGATGTAAGCTTTAATGTCTTTCCTGTAGTCTTTCCATCTTGATACAATTCTACCGTTATTTCATCAACTGATGGAACAATCTCTGTTCCACTATCGTTTTGCCATACCTTAGTAACTCTAATATCTCTTGTCGGTGGTACCATCGGTGTCCACGAATTTTTTTCTTTGTTTGTTACTATAAGACCGTCTTTCATTGTTCCGCCATAAATAACTTCATACCATTTGTTATTTAATTGAATAGCATTTCCGCTTTCTCCGGTTTCCTTAACTGTGTAGTTATGGTTCTCTCCACCTAAAGTTGCTGATACAGGTAGTTTCTTGAATTCAGCTGTCCAGTTGTTAGCCTTTGTAAGTTCTTTTTTGTTCCCTGTTGCTGCTCCATCCTTGTATAGTTCTACTTCTATTTTTTCTACGGGAGCATTTAGGTCATTATTGTCCTTATCTTTCCAAAACTTAGTAACCTTTAAATCTCTTGTAGGTGGTTCCATCGGTGTCCATGGTGTTTTCTTCTTGTTAGTTACAGTTAATCCATTTTGCTGATCTGCACCATAAGTAACCTTGTACCAGTCGTTACCAAGTTTAATATTATATCCGGTTTCACCTACTTCTTGAACAGAGTATTTATGGTCATTTCCATATTTATCTGTTTTATCAAGATTTTTCCATTCATGAGTAGTATTTCCGTTGGTTAACTCAACCGGATTCCCTTCTGATTGTCCATCCTTTAAAAGCTGTAAGCTAATTGTAGGTTTATCTCCTGTCAATGGTGTTCCATCCGGATTTTCCCACTTTTTCGTAACTGTTACTGTTATTTTTTCTTTTTCTTTCTCTTTATTTACAATATTTTTTAATGCAATCTTATTAGTTCCAAAATCCTCAGGTTTAACAAAGATAGGATCTTTTAATTTTTGGTAACCTTTAGGAGCTTCAGTCTCAACAAGCTTATAATCATCTAAAAGCAAACCTCCAAGCTCACCTGTTCCGTCAGTAGTACTGGTAATTGTTCCGACTGTTTGTCCGCTGCGCACTCGAATAACATCGAATGTTGCGCCGGGAAGCGGATTACCGCTGTCCTCTCCTTTTTTCTTGATTTGAATTTTATATACATATCCCTCTGCTTGCCCTCCAGCAGCGAAATATTTATAACTATTTGTTCTTTCAACTTCTTCTATTTTCTGTCCTTTAAGGTTGGCTTTATTCTTAAATATTTCTCCATCTACTGGAATATATCCAATCTTTACCTTATAATTTACCCTGAGACCTTCACTTGGTTTCAAATCTCCAAAATTTAATTTAAAACTTCTTCCATCTTGTCCCCATATAACTGAAACTTCATTGGTAACAAGTCTCTCATTTTTTAGTTGATAATCTGATATATTTGAGTTCCATTGCCAACTACCTTTATAAACTTTCAAACTATTTTCTATATATTTTGTTTTTTCAGTTTGTAATTCATCCTCAAGCCAACCGTTTTTTATATCTTGACCTTTTCGATTTATAAATACACCATATGAAATTCCGTTGTTATTAGTTGACGATTTCCAAGAAGCTTTTTCCATAAACTGTCCATTAGCTTGACCCGGTCCTTCCCATTCTACTGAACCACCATTTATAATTTCATTGCCAACTTTAAAATCTAAAGTTATTGTTTTCTTTTCTTTTTCTTTTTCATGGTCTATTCTCGAATAAAAAAACAGAGTCCCTGTTACTCCTGAATGACTTTGTGGATAGTCAGTATAAGTTAAAGTAATTGTTTTTTTATTATGGTCTGCTTTTGCAATTGCAACCACTTTACCATTTGAGTCTTTAACATCAAATTTGATTGGAACATCTACAAATAGAAGTTCTTTAGGAAGTGTTATCGTCGTAGTGTCTCCTTCATGAATTTCATTATCTAAAAGCTTAAAAGCCATAATTACTTTCATAGCTTGCCATTGTTTTATATTATAAATAGCTCCACCACTTTCATCTTCAAGTCTAATATTTGTAATTACATTGCTCGGTACTTCTCCTGCATATACTACATTGTCGAACTGTAATATCATTGAACAAAACATCACAAATGCAAGAAGAATACTTAAACTTTTTTTCATTTACTTTCTCCCCTTTCCTATATTTATGTTAGACTTTGCTATTTTATCAGAAATAGGTTTAGACCTTAATTTATAGGTAAAATCCATCAATAAAGTCCTACCCGATCTGCCCACAAAAATCTCTCCCCCCACAGTTCAATAAAATAACAAAATCAACCAAATCATAATCTCTTAAACTCCAAAAGTTCCATCTTCGTGACTGTAATCACCCTCTAAGAGTTTGAGACATTTGACCGGTTACAATCTGAACTTCTCTTTCGGCTTGTTCTTATCTACCGCTTCATCATACCACAAAACCGAATATCTAATCATATTTTTTAACAATTTGTTCGCCTATTATTATTTTGATTACGACTTTTATACTAATCTCTGTTAAAATCCCTATCTCCAACTCTCTTTTATCTATGATTTTTTCAGATAATCATCTTGGTAAATTATCATATCCTTATCTCCATTCAAAAAATTTCGGTGGATTTCCGGCTTTTTATTTTTAGTTTATTTTGTCATAAATAAACAACCCCATCAATACAACATGCTAACCTTGTCTTCTGTTTGTGTTATGATAAAATAACTCCGACTGTTCTTTTGTAAGCAAGTTATCTTGCACAAGACGGTTCACAAAATTTTCTTCGTATCTTTCAAAATCCTCTATACAACCTACATTCTCAGCAAGGAGCAATAAAGCTTTCGCTATAATTTCAGAGTTTCGATTTCTTCCAAGCTCTGCTTCTATCTCTTCACACAACTTGTCTAAAATCTCATAATTTTCCTTGTCCGCCTTTTCAAAATCTCCGTTCCAATCGATTGTATCAAGTCTTTCTTTGAAATAAAGCAAATCTGTATCACT
Coding sequences within it:
- a CDS encoding Cna B-type domain-containing protein, which codes for MKKSLSILLAFVMFCSMILQFDNVVYAGEVPSNVITNIRLEDESGGAIYNIKQWQAMKVIMAFKLLDNEIHEGDTTTITLPKELLFVDVPIKFDVKDSNGKVVAIAKADHNKKTITLTYTDYPQSHSGVTGTLFFYSRIDHEKEKEKKTITLDFKVGNEIINGGSVEWEGPGQANGQFMEKASWKSSTNNNGISYGVFINRKGQDIKNGWLEDELQTEKTKYIENSLKVYKGSWQWNSNISDYQLKNERLVTNEVSVIWGQDGRSFKLNFGDLKPSEGLRVNYKVKIGYIPVDGEIFKNKANLKGQKIEEVERTNSYKYFAAGGQAEGYVYKIQIKKKGEDSGNPLPGATFDVIRVRSGQTVGTITSTTDGTGELGGLLLDDYKLVETEAPKGYQKLKDPIFVKPEDFGTNKIALKNIVNKEKEKEKITVTVTKKWENPDGTPLTGDKPTISLQLLKDGQSEGNPVELTNGNTTHEWKNLDKTDKYGNDHKYSVQEVGETGYNIKLGNDWYKVTYGADQQNGLTVTNKKKTPWTPMEPPTRDLKVTKFWKDKDNNDLNAPVEKIEVELYKDGAATGNKKELTKANNWTAEFKKLPVSATLGGENHNYTVKETGESGNAIQLNNKWYEVIYGGTMKDGLIVTNKEKNSWTPMVPPTRDIRVTKVWQNDSGTEIVPSVDEITVELYQDGKTTGKTLKLTSANNWAATFEKLPVSATLGGKNYEYTIKEVGVNGEKIELAGTWYRVSYGGTMVDGFVITNEKEVKPEKPDKPDKPDKPDKPNKPNGPTPPGGTTPSNGPTPSNGPTPPSATTPPDNPTQLENSTQTDKATKLNHSSKEKKTTLLKKIAQSGRHLPKTGDGANPAVYALALFALGSLLTVVGYRRRKNVN